The Setaria viridis chromosome 6, Setaria_viridis_v4.0, whole genome shotgun sequence genome contains a region encoding:
- the LOC117860721 gene encoding uncharacterized protein: MAPASGFGRVVGNARSFVGNALGGLRGWSNLASWTVAGGLAYYLWVKPARQLQKEQEERAALAAASDPYRYVEKRKPIPDPQDTGLIYGKKKEPTKSED, encoded by the exons atggcgccggcgagcgggtTTGGCCGGGTGGTGGGGAACGCGCGGTCGTTTGTGGGCAACGCGCTGGGCGGGCTCCGCGGGTGGAGCAACCTCGCCTCCTGGACCGTCGCCGGGGGCCTCGCCTACTACCTCTGGGTCAAGCCCGCGCGGCAGCTCCagaaggagcaggag GAGCGAGCTGCTTTGGCTGCTGCCTCGGATCCTTATCGTTATGTTGAGAAGCGGAAACCCATTCCTGATCCACAG gatactggccttATTTATGGGAAGAAAAAGGAGCCTACAAAATCTGAAGATTAG
- the LOC117860720 gene encoding serine/threonine-protein phosphatase 7, with the protein MSQPGAAAATDPSPSPASPPVVEWPEGGALTRDWVAGLAATLDWCSRHLPADRLPTVLPPALVQRLVLAAAAILHREPNLVRVDPRPGQAVVVVGDVHGQLHDVIFLLRDAGFPSEERIFVFNGDYVDRGAWGLETLLLLLAWKVLLPNCVFLLRGNHESKYCTSVYGFEREVMAKYKDQGPQVYRKFLRCFEDLPLATIIAGCVYTAHGGIFRGTVVLPSKRLKKGKKGRKNKADFTVDPTSMRLGSLDELLKARRTVLDPPWEGQNLIPGDVLWSDPSLEMGLSPNKERGIGLLWGPDITQQFLRTNNLKLIIRSHEGPDARDKRHDLLGMDKGYTIDHDVECGKLITLFSAPDYPQFQASEERYNNCGAYIVLNPPDFATPVFHSFEAVKPRPPAHPFYDFEEVIDSDEELNLDAMDSGTSSQ; encoded by the exons ATGTCgcagcccggcgccgccgcggcgacggatccctccccgtccccggcTTCCCCGCCGGTGGTCGAGTGGCCCGAGGGCGGCGCGCTGACGCGGGACTGGGTGGCGGGGCTGGCCGCCACGCTGGACTGGTGCTCGCGCCACCTCCCCGCTGACCGCCTCCCAACGGTGCTTCCCCCCGCGCTCGTCCAGCGCCtcgtcctcgccgcggccgccatccTGCACCGCGAGCCCAACCTCGTGCGCGTCGACCCGCGCCCGGGccaggccgtcgtcgtcgtcggggacgTCCACGGACAGCTCCACGACGTCATCTTCCTGCTCCGCGACGCCGGGTTCCCGTCCGAGGAACGCATCTTCGTCTTCAACGGGGACTACGTCGACCGCGGTGCCTGGGGGCTCGAGaccctgcttctcctcctcgcttGGAAG GTGTTACTTCCAAATTGCGTGTTTCTTCTCCGAGGGAATCATGAATCCAAGTATTGCACATCAGTTTATGGTTTCGAACGGGAGGTAATGGCTAAATATAAAGATCAAGGCCCTCAGGTTTATCGGAAGTTTTTAAGATGTTTTGAGGACCTTCCGCTAGCAACAATAATAGCAGGATGCGTGTACACTGCCCATGGTGGGATCTTCCGTGGGACGGTTGTGCTACCATCAAAGAGAttaaaaaagggaaagaaaggtCGCAAAAACAAGGCCGATTTCACTGTTGATCCGACTTCCATGAGGCTCGGATCCCTGGATGAGTTATTGAAGGCAAGGAGAACTGTTCTTGACCCTCCTTGGGAGGGTCAAAATTTGATCCCAGGAGATGTGCTTTGGTCTGACCCTTCCTTGGAGATGGGTCTTTCACCAAATAAAGAAAGAGGCATCGGTTTGCTTTGGGGTCCGGACATCACTCAGCAGTTTCTGCGCACGAATAATTTGAAG TTAATCATCAGGTCACATGAAGGTCCAGATGCAAGAGACAAGCGGCACGACCTCTTAGGAATGGATAAAGGATATACAATCGACCATGATGTCGAATGTGGGAAACTGATTACTCTCTTCAGTGCTCCAGACTACCCGCAATTTCAG GCTTCAGAGGAGCGATACAACAACTGTGGAGCATATATTGTCCTTAATCCACCAGATTTTGCTACCCCTGTTTTCCATAGCTTTGAAGCTGTCAAGCCGCGACCTCCG GCGCATCCTTTCTATGATTTTGAAGAGGTGATTGACTCAGATGAAGAGTTGAATTTAGACGCCATGGACAGTGGCACATCGAGCCAATGA
- the LOC117860868 gene encoding 3-hydroxy-3-methylglutaryl-coenzyme A reductase encodes MEVRRKVGAGSAATPAARHPQQPPPPHRAARVQAGDALPLPIRHTNLIFSALFAASLAYLMRRWREKIRNSTPLHAVGLAEMLAIFGLIASLIYLLSFFGIAFVQSIVSSSDEDEDFLGVGSGAPAPPPVAAPARQAPAPAPCALLGNPAAAPEKMPEEDEEIVASVVAGKIPSYVLETRLGDCRRAAGIRREAVRRITGREIEGLPLDGFDYASILGQCCELPVGYVQLPVGIAGPLLLDGQRFYVPMATTEGCLVASTNRGCKAIAESGGANSVVLRDGMTRAPVARLPTARRAAEVRAFLEDPANFETLSMVFNRSSRFARLKSVQCAMAGRNLYMRFTCSTGDAMGMNMISKGVQNVLDFLQDDFPDMDVISISGNFCSDKKPAAVNWIEGRGKSVVCEAVIKEEVVKKVLKTNVQSLVELNTIKNLAGSAIAGALGGFNAHASNIVTAIFIATGQDPAQNVESSHCITMLEPINDGRDLHISVTMPSIEVGTVGGGTQLASQSACLDLLGVKGANRDSPGANARLLATVVAGGVLAGELSLLSALAAGQLVKSHMKYNRSIKDMSKAVP; translated from the exons CGGCtccgccgcgacgccggcggcccgtcacccgcagcagccgccgccgccgcaccgggcGGCCAGGGTCCAGGCCGGTgacgcgctgccgctgccgatcCGGCACACCAACCTCATCTTCTCGGCCCTGTTCGCGGCGTCGCTCGCCTACCTCATGCGCCGGTGGCGCGAGAAGATCCGCAACTCCACGCCGCTCCACgccgtggggctcgccgagatgcTCGCCATCTTCGGCCTCATCGCCTCGCTCATCTACCTCCTCAGCTTCTTCGGCATCGCATTCGTGCAGTCCATCGTCTCCTCcagcgacgaggacgaggattTCCTGGGCGTCGGGTCCGgggctcccgctcctcctcccgtcgccgcgcccgcccgccaggcgcccgcgccggccccgtgCGCGCTGCTGGGGAACCCTGCCGCCGCGCCCGAGAAAATGCCGGAAGAGGACGAGGAGATCGTCGCCTCGGTCGTCGCCGGGAAGATCCCCTCCTACGTGCTCGAGACCAGGCTCGGGgactgccgccgcgccgcgggcaTCCGGCGAGAGGCGGTGCGGCGGATCACGGGCAGGGAGATCGAGGGGCTCCCTCTCGACGGCTTCGACTACGCCTCCATCCTCGGCCAGTGCTGCGAGCTGCCGGTCGGCTACGTGCAGCTGCCGGTGGGCATCGCCGGGCCGCTCCTGCTCGACGGCCAGAGGTTCTATGTGCCCATGGCAACCACCGAGGGGTGCCTCGTCGCCAGCACCAACCGCGGCTGCAAGGCCATCGCGGAGTCAGGCGGCGCCAACAGCGTCGTCCTCCGCGACGGGATGACCCGCGCACCCGTCGCCCGCctccccaccgcgcgccgcgctGCCGAGGTCAGGGCATTCCTGGAGGACCCTGCCAATTTCGAGACGCTCTCCATGGTTTTCAACAG GTCAAGCAGGTTCGCAAGGCTGAAGAGCGTGCAGTGCGCGATGGCGGGAAGGAACCTGTACATGAGATTCACCTGCAGCACAGGGGACGCCATGGGGATGAACATGATCTCAAAGGGCGTGCAGAATGTGCTGGATTTCCTTCAGGATGACTTCCCTGACATGGACGTCATCAGCATCTCAG GTAACTTTTGCTCTGACAAGAAGCCAGCTGCTGTGAATTGGATTGAAGGACGTGGGAAGTCTGTGGTTTGTGAGGCGGTAATCAAGGAAGAAGTGGTGAAAAAGGTTCTAAAGACCAATGTACAGTCACTAGTTGAGCTGAACACGATCAAGAATCTTGCTGGCTCTGCTATTGCTGGAGCTCTTGGGGGTTTCAACGCTCATGCCAGCAATATTGTGACAGCCATCTTCATTGCCACTGGCCAGGATCCCGCACAGAATGTAGAAAGCTCTCACTGCATCACAATGCTGGAACCCATAAATGATGGAAGAGATCTTCACATCTCTGTCACCATGCCGTCTATTGAG GTGGGCACAGTTGGGGGAGGGACTCAGCTGGCGTCCCAGTCAGCGTGCCTTGACCTCCTCGGGGTGAAAGGCGCAAACAGGGACTCCCCCGGAGCAAACGCGAGGCTCCTGGCCACCGTGGTGGCTGGCGGGGTTCTCGCTGGGGAGCTATCCCTCCTGTCCGCGCTCGCGGCCGGCCAGCTTGTGAAGAGCCACATGAAGTACAACAGATCCATCAAGGACATGTCCAAGGCCGTGCCTTGA